The Zingiber officinale cultivar Zhangliang chromosome 2A, Zo_v1.1, whole genome shotgun sequence genomic sequence TTGCCCGTGCGTCGCTCTCCGAGTCGCACGTGGCGACCGCCGACGTCCAATGGACCACATTCTGGGGCGGCGCTTCGCTGGCAGCAGATTACCGACATTGGGCCCCAATGAATCATTTATTCGACGCGTCATCATCTATgacactctttctctctctctctctctcttttttttaaaaaaaatattaatttcatttttgttTCCTGTGCAAACGAGAATTGCATACACAAATTAGCAGTAgcagaaaaataataatttcataaaGACTATGTTTAGAATTATAATTATATGCTATACCTATCAATCTTATCGTCTATAGTTCGAATCTAATAGGTCGGCCGTTGAACATCTTCATGGTCAAAATCCCATCTAATGCAAAAAAGTCATGGGATTTCCAATCTACTTCGAAAAGTCGAAGCCAAGCACGTCAAGCAACCGACGACGCGTCCCCAAGTTGACATTTCGGACCGGATCGAATTAAAGATGGGCATCCAAATTGTCAACTCCCTTTTGATTCCTTGGCCCCAAATTAGGGTATCTCCTATGCAAAAATTTTAGAGAgatttataaattcaaaaaattgtataaaaaagtTCAGACTGTAGTGaaaattttaatgatttattGATTGCGAAGAGAATAATAAATTTGTATGCCTTCGATGTGAcgtattaaaaactaaaaaaaaaatcttatttaaaactTTAACTATTTAAAAGAGATGCCCACCATTATTCTTATCGTTCTGAAACCTCATAaatcaaaattcattttaaaaaggaataataataataataataataataataataataataattcctagtTTCCTACTTGACTCCTCGATATATTGATAAATAACTACACGAATCAAATGGGCCAACAACAGACCTTCTCTGGTCTTCTTCCTCTGTTTTCTACTGTTTCCCCTGTTCTTGCTGCCATGGTGGTCTTGACGCCCTCGCCGGCTATGAAGCAGATCCCCGCCATCAACCTATCGGAGCCAGGGTCGGAAGCCCTTCTGGTGAGAGCCTGCGAGGACCTCGGTTTCTTCAAGGTCACTGAACACGACATCCCCATGGAGCTCATTGCGAAGCTGGAAGAAGAAGCCCTGAAATTTTTCGCCCTGTCGCCGGCGGAAAAGGAGCTCGCTGGGAGAGCCAACCCCTTCGGATACGGAAGCAAGAATATTGGCGGCCATGGCGACGTTGGCTGGGTGGAGTACCTCCTCATGCCCATCACCTCCGAGCCCCTCTCCATGGCCTTTCTCATGCACCCCTCCGCAAGCTCTTTCCGGTACCTAGTCTAACTCGATTTCCGACCATCTAATTCCTCACGCTCGATAATTAACACTCGATGATCTTTCAGCTCTGCGTTGGACGAGTACGCTCTAGCAGTGAGAAAACTGGCGTGTCGGGTCCTGGAGCTGATGGCGCAGGGGCTCGGGATGGAGCAGAGGGACGCGTTCAGGAAGCTGGTGGCGGACGAGGAGAGCGATTCGATGCTAAGGCTGAACCACTATCCTCCATGCCCGATGCTTCGGGAGCTGAATGGGTTCGTGACGGGGTTCGGGGAGCACACTGATCCCCAGATCATCTCCGTTCTGAGATCCAACGACACGGCCGGGTTGGAGATCTCCCTGAGAGACGGAAGCTGGGTCTCCGTCCTCCCTGATCGAGAATCCTTCTTCATCAACGTCGGCGATTCCTTACAGGTGTATAaccaaaacatatatatatatatatatatatatagcatttaATTTACTTGTCGATGGAGAAGATCATGATGATGGATGTTTCAGGTGCTGACCAATGGAAGGTTCCGGAGCTTGAGGCACCGAGTGTTGGCGAACGGGTGGAAGTCGAGGGTGTCGATGATCTACTTCGGGGGGCCGCCGCTCGGGGAGAGGTTGGCGCCGCTTCCGGAGGTGATGGCGGAGGGGGAGCAAAGCAAGTACAGGGAGTTCATGTGGTGCGACTACAAGAGCTGCGCTTTCAAGACGTTGCTCGGGGACAACAGGCTCGACCTCTTTCACCAGACAAGCGAAGCgtcggagaagatgaagaaggaCGATGAAGTAGCTGTTAATGAACAGATCGTGGAAATGTAGGGAAGAGGGTTTTACCTTTTCACACCTTCCAGATCTAGAGTTTTATAGCCTACGTTACATGATCATTTGTAAGTGAATTAATGGCCCACATGGTGTAGGATAAAAGATTGGCATTATATTTCTGGTGTTAATagttaaaaatagatttttagaaatcgTTGATATGAGATTTTTATCTCACTATATACTTAATATCTTAATATCTGTGTATCTATCTTTATTTCTTTCCGAATTCGTGGGATCGAGATGATTCACTCGTTAAATTTTGATCTCATAATTTAATatgataatatctcatatttTAACTACTGTATCATCACGAGAGAATTTATATTTAGTTGATAAGTAAATCGAGAAGACCAAAGTGAAGTCAGTATATATATTGGCGCCATACTGTACAGTAGTTGTGTTGAAGGCTGAAGTGGGTCACAAGTCTCATTCACAGAatcacacaagaagaaaagttGGGACAGTGATGGTGTCGTATAGTATTCTATCTCTTTactttaagaaattaaaattgcTAATAATTGGAGTTGAGGTTCTTCAGCAAGAATTCTGACAAAAATGTGAGACGTTTTTCcctttaattatatttgtttatttatctacGCACGTGTTCTTTAGGGATGAAATTGTCATGTTAATTCCAAAAAATCTTTAAGAGCCCATCGAGAGATCAAGTAATTAACAAGAAATATAGCTTAAAAATGGATTTGGTTGCTAGGAGGAATGCCAAGAATGTGTCGATCGGTACATGTAATGCTCATTTCAAAGTATCATCCAAACAAGGTAAATTCTTGTATGTAATGTGATCACCTATGCAACAGTTATAAATTGATTAACTTTAACGCATGTTAATTATAAACAACGTAACTAAGGGGTCGTTTGGTTAAATGATAAAAATAATTATGTGTATGGGTTTGATAATAGGGTAGAATGGAAATAGGAATGAAAATAAAATccatcaagttatatgagtttAGTTGAatcccataaatctagtaatcattcccaaaatataatttccaaacccacaatccaaacattattttttactatcattccattccctcattttcaaagtcatcaaccaaacaccccctaaatttGGAAAATATTGTGATTTTTTCTTTTTACTTCTCATTATGTTTTATAGATGTTCCTCTCAAATGTGTGGGTGTCTCATAATTatattcttttcttcttaaataactgTCATTTGAGTTAggtatttaatttttcttcttaaataaattgtaattattaaaaCAAGGAGCTGACATTCTTACTTAACTAAATTACGAATTCAAATGAAATTAAAGAAACAGGTTAAAttgcataactgaaataaggaatatttttttttttttactttgacgtatgatccggcggtaagaacaggggacctcACTTAGGAGAAGTTAATGCCACGTGACGGTCAAAGGGTTGAATGGCCGACCGGAAAAGGGTGGACCGACCGGTCGACCGGGGTCTCAAGTGAATCAAAGACGACCCGACGGGacttggggttccgacgctcatgggaaCAGAGTCACATGGCCGAGCGGGCAGCTCGCTCgaccgaaggcataaagtagcaatactgTGAATAGTCAGCAGAGCACACGACCaagaatctcccgagcggaccagtaTCGTAGACCGGTCGGACGTAAGGGGacggccgaccggccggacgctcggcgcaggaacagaagatacaaaaggacaagggaaacatcttcttctgacagcgggcatgttttacgaccaggccatactcaaaatcttacgacagagggatccgctgtcccatcaaagacgtgctcagactgtagcagtatggtgtcaggtaagctcctctaACAAGTCCAtactacggtatgggaaaggacacgtgtacacctcagtaggtgtgcactcgcttctccacagccctatataaaggccctcacacttcgccggaggtacgcatgatacgatattcggagccacttctttgttgtccacttgcttgacttgagcgtcggagggtcgtcgccgggaaccccttcccggcccgacttccttgcaggttcgccggaggtccgtacgactgggcgaagatctacgtcagcagtttggagagcgccacatgcccagcgtccattgattcagcgttcggacaggatcaatttggcgccgtttgtgggaacgctcctgcatccgaccggaagcaatggacgaagctggacgacagcactcggtgatgctctccacagaggagctcgacgcgctGATCGAGATACGAgaagctaagcttgtggaacaacaaaggcaaaagtcgcaagccgagcggattgagcagcaagcaacatcagcatcaggaggccgagcggaagcaccgcaggccacggttccatttcatcgggccctattccgcactcctcctgaagccgcagcagttaatcaTGATCGACgatcttcatcagatgaagtaccaagacgagacagcagaaaaggcaaggccccccgagcggacgcctcccccgagcgggtcaaccgtcaattctcataggtcatcctgcgggaccctctaccaaagcactatgtgcccccggcgatcggtgaatacaacggaaccaccgacccggacgatcatttgggtaagttcgacaacacagctacccttcatcaatacacagatggagtgaagtgtcgggttttccttatcaccctctcgggatcggctcaacggtagTTTCAGAGGCTGCCGGAAGGATCCATtgcaagtttcaaagacttccgcacggccttcctccaccattttgcaagcagtcggcgctaccagaagactagcgtcagcttattcgccatcaagcaagagcccagagagtcgctcagagcttatatccagcgattcaaccaggtggccatggacattccaacggccacctccgagacaatgatgaattcatttacgcaaggcctcatggacggggacttcttccgctcgctcattcggaagccgccccgagactacgaccatatgctacaccgggctaacgaatacatcaatgtggaggaagctcaagcagctcgaaggaaggaaactccaaccgagcgggctcctattgtcgagcggaagccgcacactgctcatcagcaacccagaggaccgcgagctgaagcagctCGCCCCCTGCAACATGTAAGATCTCACGCCATTCAAGAAgtgtctgccgagcggcccaagcctaaaaagaaatggacccctatgttctgctcattccaccggaaggacacgcacaatacaagagattgccggagc encodes the following:
- the LOC122040265 gene encoding gibberellin 2-beta-dioxygenase 3-like isoform X1; amino-acid sequence: MVVLTPSPAMKQIPAINLSEPGSEALLVRACEDLGFFKVTEHDIPMELIAKLEEEALKFFALSPAEKELAGRANPFGYGSKNIGGHGDVGWVEYLLMPITSEPLSMAFLMHPSASSFRSALDEYALAVRKLACRVLELMAQGLGMEQRDAFRKLVADEESDSMLRLNHYPPCPMLRELNGFVTGFGEHTDPQIISVLRSNDTAGLEISLRDGSWVSVLPDRESFFINVGDSLQVLTNGRFRSLRHRVLANGWKSRVSMIYFGGPPLGERLAPLPEVMAEGEQSKYREFMWCDYKSCAFKTLLGDNRLDLFHQTSEASEKMKKDDEVAVNEQIVEM
- the LOC122040265 gene encoding gibberellin 2-beta-dioxygenase 1-like isoform X2, producing the protein MVVLTPSPAMKQIPAINLSEPGSEALLVRACEDLGFFKVTEHDIPMELIAKLEEEALKFFALSPAEKELAGRANPFGYGSKNIGGHGDVGWVEYLLMPITSEPLSMAFLMHPSASSFRSALDEYALAVRKLACRVLELMAQGLGMEQRDAFRKLVADEESDSMLRLNHYPPCPMLRELNGFVTGFGEHTDPQIISVLRSNDTAGLEISLRDGSWVSVLPDRESFFINVGDSLQVPELEAPSVGERVEVEGVDDLLRGAAARGEVGAASGGDGGGGAKQVQGVHVVRLQELRFQDVARGQQARPLSPDKRSVGEDEEGR